The following nucleotide sequence is from Bacillus sp. 2205SS5-2.
TCGTGCAAGACAGTCGGTCGGGACCAGTTAGTGAGCAGAAAAACAGTGTGATTGAGATTCATGAGCCCTTGGCGAAAGGACCCTGTGTTAGGAAAATCTTCAAAAACAAGAATCTACGAGACTCCTGCGAAAAGAAAAGTGAAGAAGGAAATCATTCAGAGCCGCTGTCATTGTAAGTGTAAGTTAGTTTTATTTAAGATGTCGGATGAATAAGGGCTGACATAAAAAGAAGAAAAGTAGGTTATAAAATGGACTTTGAGGATTTATGCCAAACCTCTCTACTTGGAAAGTTAGTGAATGACCCTAAATCCATTTCTGGTGGGCTTTTGCATAGAATGTATGCCATTGAAACTACTGAGGGGAAGTATGCAGTAAAACTATTAAACCCCCAGATAATGATTAGACCAACGGCGTTGAAAAATTATATAAATTCTGAAAAAATATCTAATTTTGTATCAAATAACGTACCAGCCCTTCCAGCTGAAAAATTCATGGTGACTTCATTCAAAAAGTAAATGGTCAATTTTTTCTTGTTTTTAGTTGGATAGAGGGTGAAAGTTTGAAACAGGATGAAATCGATAAAAGTCATTGCGAAAAAATAGGAGGAATTCTTGCAGATATACATAAAATTGATTTTTCTGAGTTAGAAATAACAAATGAGAGAGATGATAATAGACAAATAACAGATTGGGATTACTATTTGCAAAAGGGAAAAGAAGAATGTTCTGAATGGGTTGAGATACTCTTTGAAAACCTTGATAATCTCAAAGATTGGAATTCAGCAGCAACTAATGCAGCGGAATATCTGTCAGCAAATATGGTAATTAGCCATAGGGATTTAGATCCTAAGAATGTTCTGTGGAATCTTCATAATCCAGTTCTTGTCGACTGGGAATCAGCTGGTTTTATAAATCCGATGAATGATTTAATTGAAACAGCAATTTACTGGTCATTTAATGAAATTGGGGAAATCGATAAACAAAGATTTTTCTCATTTATAAGTGGATATAAAAAGAGATATGGTGAAATACGCTCCGACTGGGGAATCGTATTAGCAAATGGTTTCTTAGGTAAATTAGGGTGGCTTGAATACAGTTTAAAACGGTCTTTATGGCTTGAATGTACTGATGAAGAAGAACAGAAGATGGGAACTGCACAAGTAAAAGGAACAATATATGAGATTAGGAATTATGCTGACCAACTTCCAATACTATTGAACTGGTTAAATAATGAGTTATAAACTAAGTTTCTTCAATTTGAATAATAAGTTATTGAACTAAAAAGAAGCATTAGTACAAGAATAAATTTAGTTAATGATTAGGGTAAAACAGAGTAGTAGGGGGGAATGAAAACATCTTTTCAAGCATTTATTAGTTCAATGGTAATTCATTTAGTTTATATAGTTGGTATGACGTTAATCAGTTATATAAAAACTAGGAATTACAAACCAGATTTTTCAAGTTGGTGGGATAAAGTAGAAACACTAGAAAATGAAGCTGTTTTTGGTAAGTCTAC
It contains:
- a CDS encoding phosphotransferase family protein is translated as MEGESLKQDEIDKSHCEKIGGILADIHKIDFSELEITNERDDNRQITDWDYYLQKGKEECSEWVEILFENLDNLKDWNSAATNAAEYLSANMVISHRDLDPKNVLWNLHNPVLVDWESAGFINPMNDLIETAIYWSFNEIGEIDKQRFFSFISGYKKRYGEIRSDWGIVLANGFLGKLGWLEYSLKRSLWLECTDEEEQKMGTAQVKGTIYEIRNYADQLPILLNWLNNEL